In a single window of the Orbaceae bacterium lpD04 genome:
- a CDS encoding hydrogenase large subunit: MKNLGQTGHNSRDKNLGDSYIISVRQRFPHAILDEERQTYNQLTITVDLNSLPKIVAYLYYDLGGFLPVLFGNDERSLHGNFAIYYALSMEQGEKCWIVVKAFVDPVSAEFPSVTPLVPAAVWGEREIRDMYGLEPVGIPDARRLVLPDDWPDELYPLRKDSMDYRQRPAPTTDNDTYPFLNELGDKSNRIVPIGPMHITSDEPGHFRLFVDGERIIDADYRLFYVHRGMEKLAENRMGYNEVTFLADRVCGICGYAHSVAYANSIENALGIEVPMRGQMIRSVLLEVERLHSHLLNLGLSCHFTGFDGGFQQFFRVREKAMVIAELLTGARKTYGMNLIGGIRRDILKDARLETILLLQEMRKEVMTLVDMLVSTPNFEQRTKGVGILDKKIARDFSPVGPLIRASGFKRDVRFDHPYTGYQLLPKNLISYDSCDVAARVFVRIEETLDSIAMCEYALDNLPQGPLLVEGFTYKPNKFALGFTEAPRGEDVHWSMTGNNQKLFRWRCRAATYANWPVLKYMLRGNTVSDAPLIIGSLDPCYSCTDRVTLVDVRKQKSVTVPYKEIERYGIERVNSPVKG, translated from the coding sequence ATGAAAAATTTAGGACAAACAGGGCATAATTCTAGAGATAAAAACCTGGGTGATAGCTACATTATTAGTGTTAGGCAACGTTTTCCACATGCGATTTTAGATGAAGAAAGGCAAACTTATAATCAGCTCACCATCACCGTTGATCTAAATAGTTTACCGAAGATTGTTGCTTATCTCTATTATGATTTGGGCGGTTTTTTACCGGTGCTTTTTGGTAACGATGAAAGGTCATTACACGGTAATTTTGCTATTTATTATGCCTTATCAATGGAACAAGGTGAAAAATGTTGGATAGTTGTTAAAGCATTCGTTGATCCTGTTAGCGCTGAATTTCCATCTGTAACGCCGCTTGTTCCTGCTGCAGTCTGGGGGGAGCGTGAAATTCGTGATATGTATGGTTTAGAGCCAGTTGGGATCCCTGATGCGCGCCGTTTAGTTTTGCCAGATGATTGGCCTGATGAGCTTTATCCATTACGTAAAGATTCGATGGATTATCGTCAGAGGCCAGCACCAACAACGGACAACGATACTTATCCTTTTTTAAATGAACTTGGCGATAAGAGTAATCGTATTGTTCCGATCGGCCCAATGCATATTACCTCTGATGAACCAGGGCATTTTAGGTTATTTGTTGATGGTGAACGGATTATTGATGCTGATTATCGATTGTTTTATGTTCATCGTGGAATGGAGAAGTTAGCTGAAAATCGGATGGGATACAATGAAGTCACTTTTTTAGCTGATCGCGTCTGTGGTATTTGTGGCTATGCGCATAGCGTTGCTTATGCTAATTCAATTGAAAATGCGCTGGGGATCGAAGTGCCGATGCGTGGCCAAATGATCCGCAGTGTGTTACTTGAAGTTGAGCGCTTGCATAGTCATTTGCTTAATCTAGGATTGAGCTGTCATTTTACGGGTTTTGATGGCGGTTTTCAGCAGTTTTTTCGTGTGAGAGAAAAAGCCATGGTGATAGCCGAACTCCTCACTGGCGCTCGAAAAACTTATGGTATGAATCTTATTGGAGGGATCCGCCGTGACATATTAAAAGATGCACGATTAGAAACAATATTACTCTTGCAAGAGATGCGTAAAGAAGTGATGACACTAGTCGATATGTTAGTGAGCACGCCTAATTTTGAACAGCGAACGAAAGGTGTTGGCATTTTAGATAAAAAAATTGCCCGCGACTTTAGCCCTGTAGGGCCATTAATTCGAGCCAGCGGTTTTAAACGCGATGTCCGTTTTGATCACCCTTATACTGGTTATCAATTGCTGCCAAAAAACTTAATTAGTTATGATAGCTGTGATGTAGCGGCGCGGGTATTTGTTCGCATCGAAGAGACATTAGATTCAATTGCGATGTGTGAATATGCCTTAGATAATTTACCGCAGGGGCCACTATTAGTTGAAGGTTTTACGTATAAGCCAAATAAATTTGCTTTAGGATTTACTGAAGCTCCTCGAGGAGAAGATGTCCATTGGAGCATGACAGGGAATAATCAAAAATTATTCCGTTGGCGTTGTAGGGCGGCAACTTATGCCAACTGGCCAGTACTTAAATATATGCTACGTGGTAATACGGTTTCAGATGCTCCATTAATTATTGGTAGTCTTGATCCTTGTTACTCTTGTACAGACCGCGTAACACTTGTTGACGTACGTAAACAAAAATCGGTTACGGTTCCTTACAAAGAAATTGAACGTTATGGAATTGAGCGAGTAAATTCTCCGGTTAAAGGATAG